A region from the Clavibacter sp. A6099 genome encodes:
- a CDS encoding SDR family NAD(P)-dependent oxidoreductase, with protein MDLQQLFGLDGRTALVTGGSSGIGRAIAEALASAGAHVLIAARTAATIDQTVAGIRAQGGSADGIVADLSTRAGAHLLADRALAAGAVDVLVCCAGINLRPPLAELGEDVWDATMAVNLDAPFVLGQRLLPLMAERGHGRVIHVSSQQAQRAFAASGAYGVSKAGLEALARSQAEAWSAQGVTANVLVPGFVLTALNARLGSDPATVAALAARTLVGRNGVPSDFAAPAVFLAGAGSAYVTGQTIAVDGGFSVH; from the coding sequence CTTCGGCCTCGACGGACGCACGGCGCTGGTCACCGGCGGCAGCTCCGGCATCGGGCGCGCCATCGCCGAGGCGCTCGCGTCCGCGGGCGCGCACGTGCTCATCGCCGCGCGCACCGCGGCCACGATCGACCAGACGGTGGCCGGGATCCGCGCGCAGGGCGGGTCGGCGGACGGCATCGTCGCCGATCTGTCGACCCGCGCGGGCGCGCACCTGCTCGCGGACCGGGCGCTCGCGGCCGGCGCCGTGGACGTGCTGGTGTGCTGCGCGGGCATCAACCTCCGCCCGCCCCTGGCCGAGCTCGGCGAGGACGTCTGGGATGCCACCATGGCCGTCAACCTCGACGCGCCGTTCGTCCTCGGCCAGCGTCTCCTGCCCCTGATGGCGGAGCGCGGTCACGGCCGCGTCATCCACGTCAGCAGCCAGCAGGCGCAGCGGGCGTTCGCCGCGAGCGGCGCCTACGGGGTGTCGAAGGCCGGGCTCGAGGCGCTCGCCCGCTCCCAGGCGGAGGCGTGGTCGGCCCAGGGGGTGACGGCCAACGTGCTGGTCCCCGGCTTCGTGCTCACGGCCCTGAACGCGCGGCTGGGCTCCGATCCGGCGACGGTCGCCGCGCTCGCGGCCCGCACCCTGGTCGGCCGCAACGGCGTCCCCTCCGACTTCGCCGCACCCGCCGTCTTCCTCGCGGGCGCGGGATCCGCGTACGTGACCGGTCAGACCATCGCGGTCGACGGCGGCTTCTCCGTGCACTGA
- a CDS encoding LLM class flavin-dependent oxidoreductase, translating into MPDARPPLRFAAFVMNTASHIQHGLWRHPSARQHEFKDVELWVDLAKTLERGRFDAMFFADVIGLYGPGGGAYDVNAREGLQFPSNDPSVLISALAVSTEHLGFAFTSSVLQAHPFDFARKVSTLDHITKGRIAWNVVTSALDGAARNFGHDGLEDHDARYAWADEYLDVVYKLWEGSWDDDALQRDKARGVFSDASRIHRIDHEGPRYKVAGPHLSSPSPQRTPVLFQAGSSPVGRRFAARNAEAQFILSSTPEKTRALIEDTRALAVDAGRRADDLSFWLGLSFITGSTEEEAKRNEAEIDEYLSADGFLLHSNLGFDPKTGEQLDPATPLSQVETQAGQSHLNWLREASPDREPTIADLARLSAKLRGRVVGTPEQIADVLAGWQEAGVDGINVINWTLPGSYEDFVDHVTPVLQERGLQQREYEPGTLRHKLTGRDRLPESHPAAAYRGAFS; encoded by the coding sequence ATGCCCGACGCCCGGCCCCCGCTCCGCTTCGCCGCCTTCGTGATGAACACGGCCAGCCACATCCAGCACGGACTGTGGCGGCACCCGTCCGCCCGGCAGCACGAGTTCAAGGACGTCGAGCTGTGGGTGGACCTCGCGAAGACGCTCGAGCGCGGCCGCTTCGACGCCATGTTCTTCGCCGACGTCATCGGGCTCTACGGTCCGGGCGGCGGCGCCTACGACGTCAACGCGCGCGAGGGCCTGCAGTTCCCGAGCAACGACCCGTCCGTGCTGATCTCGGCGCTCGCCGTGAGCACCGAGCACCTCGGCTTCGCGTTCACGAGCTCGGTGCTCCAGGCGCACCCCTTCGACTTCGCGCGGAAGGTGTCGACGCTCGACCACATCACGAAGGGGCGCATCGCCTGGAACGTGGTGACGAGCGCGCTCGACGGCGCCGCCCGCAACTTCGGGCACGACGGCCTCGAGGACCACGACGCCCGCTACGCCTGGGCCGACGAGTACCTCGACGTCGTCTACAAGCTGTGGGAGGGCTCGTGGGACGACGACGCGCTCCAGCGCGACAAGGCGCGCGGCGTGTTCTCGGACGCGTCGAGGATCCACCGCATCGACCACGAGGGCCCTCGCTACAAGGTGGCCGGCCCGCACCTGTCGTCGCCGTCGCCGCAGCGCACGCCCGTGCTCTTCCAGGCCGGATCCTCGCCCGTCGGCCGCCGCTTCGCCGCCCGGAACGCGGAGGCGCAGTTCATCCTGTCGTCGACGCCGGAGAAGACCCGTGCCTTGATCGAGGACACCCGGGCGCTCGCCGTGGACGCGGGCCGGCGGGCGGACGACCTGTCCTTCTGGCTCGGGCTGTCGTTCATCACCGGGAGCACCGAGGAGGAGGCGAAGCGCAACGAGGCGGAGATCGACGAGTACCTGAGCGCCGACGGGTTCCTCCTGCACTCCAACCTCGGCTTCGACCCGAAGACGGGCGAGCAGCTGGATCCGGCCACCCCGCTCAGCCAGGTCGAGACGCAGGCCGGGCAGAGCCACCTCAACTGGCTGCGGGAGGCATCGCCCGACCGCGAGCCGACCATCGCCGACCTCGCCCGGCTCTCCGCGAAGCTGCGCGGCCGCGTTGTGGGCACGCCCGAGCAGATCGCCGACGTGCTCGCGGGATGGCAGGAGGCGGGCGTCGACGGGATCAACGTCATCAACTGGACCCTCCCCGGCAGTTACGAGGACTTCGTCGATCACGTCACGCCCGTGCTCCAGGAGCGCGGCCTGCAGCAGCGCGAGTACGAGCCGGGCACGCTCCGGCACAAGCTGACCGGGCGCGACCGGCTGCCCGAGTCGCACCCGGCGGCGGCGTACAGGGGCGCGTTCTCCTGA
- a CDS encoding trypsin-like serine peptidase, which translates to MPCRLTITHRSTVAAAAAVCLGAALLGSAAPASAADADAPASASAPASFVPVAAPAAPASDEVSYWTPERRAAATEDDGPGDATAASGSEAGSEAATSDATRTVNHAEQIAPVSHIGRIYYVQEGYGHWCSANVVASANGSTIATAGHCVTMDQTFSTQMVFYPAYESGGSPYGGWPVVGGNVTSGWYAGNNADQAEDSAFMAVARDGDGATVQSVVGASPVLFDQSATQVFSAFGYPAVGRFDGEHLDRCTGPGTAAGSAQILIACDMTGGVSGGPILAGDGSDGAQIANVAERDDTGTHNLGPLWQASAHSAYDLTAAITT; encoded by the coding sequence ATGCCCTGTCGCCTCACGATCACGCACCGTTCCACCGTCGCCGCCGCTGCCGCCGTCTGCCTCGGCGCCGCCCTGCTCGGCTCGGCGGCCCCCGCGTCCGCCGCCGACGCGGACGCGCCCGCGTCCGCGTCCGCTCCCGCCTCGTTCGTCCCCGTCGCCGCGCCCGCCGCTCCCGCCTCCGACGAGGTCTCCTACTGGACGCCCGAGCGTCGCGCCGCGGCGACGGAGGACGACGGCCCGGGCGACGCGACCGCCGCGTCCGGATCCGAAGCCGGATCCGAGGCCGCGACCTCCGACGCGACCCGCACCGTGAACCACGCCGAGCAGATCGCGCCCGTGTCGCACATCGGCCGCATCTACTACGTGCAGGAGGGCTACGGCCACTGGTGCTCGGCGAACGTCGTCGCCTCCGCGAACGGATCGACCATCGCCACGGCGGGGCACTGCGTGACCATGGACCAGACCTTCTCGACCCAGATGGTCTTCTACCCCGCCTACGAGTCGGGCGGCTCACCCTACGGCGGGTGGCCCGTCGTGGGCGGCAACGTCACGTCCGGCTGGTACGCGGGCAACAACGCCGACCAGGCGGAGGACAGCGCGTTCATGGCCGTCGCCCGCGACGGCGACGGGGCGACCGTCCAGAGCGTCGTCGGCGCCTCCCCCGTGCTCTTCGACCAGTCGGCGACGCAGGTCTTCTCCGCCTTCGGCTACCCCGCGGTCGGGCGCTTCGACGGCGAGCACCTCGACCGCTGCACCGGCCCGGGCACGGCGGCCGGGAGCGCTCAGATCCTCATCGCGTGCGACATGACGGGCGGCGTCTCGGGCGGCCCGATCCTCGCCGGCGACGGCAGCGACGGCGCGCAGATCGCGAACGTGGCCGAACGCGACGACACGGGCACCCACAACCTCGGCCCGCTCTGGCAGGCATCCGCGCACTCCGCGTACGACCTCACGGCGGCCATCACGACCTGA
- a CDS encoding trypsin-like serine peptidase, protein MTRSPHPSRHPLRIAVAGALLTGGVLVSLAAAPAEASPAHPSADASSVSVPTVVSVPSAQAAAALAYWTPARKAAAIAASDGTVPGPAPEAASAAAAPISVAEHVAPVPHIGRFFYDRDGHSYACSANVVQSGNRSTVATAAHCLTGGGAFSTNAVFTPDYDNGTSPYGDWPMVTGVIAGGYFADNSDIADDSAFLVVAHDAAGRDIQSVVGGSPVLFDQPLVQPGTVYGYPAQGRFDGLTLQRCRGTFHAFSTQQIVLDCDMREGVSGGPIFEGDDASGPQYADENARVTAEPKVLGPIWLANEHAAYDTAAAYTG, encoded by the coding sequence ATGACCAGATCACCGCACCCGTCCCGCCATCCGCTCCGGATCGCCGTCGCGGGGGCACTCCTCACCGGTGGCGTCCTCGTGTCGCTGGCCGCCGCGCCGGCTGAGGCGTCACCGGCGCACCCGTCCGCGGACGCGTCGAGCGTCAGCGTGCCGACCGTCGTCTCCGTGCCGTCCGCGCAGGCGGCCGCTGCGCTGGCGTACTGGACGCCGGCGCGCAAGGCCGCCGCGATCGCCGCATCGGACGGCACCGTCCCCGGTCCCGCACCGGAGGCCGCGTCGGCCGCCGCCGCGCCCATCTCGGTCGCCGAGCACGTGGCCCCCGTCCCGCACATCGGCCGCTTCTTCTACGACCGCGACGGGCACAGCTACGCCTGCAGCGCGAACGTCGTCCAATCGGGGAACCGCTCCACCGTCGCGACGGCGGCGCACTGCCTGACCGGCGGCGGCGCCTTCTCGACGAACGCCGTGTTCACCCCCGACTACGACAACGGGACCTCGCCGTACGGCGACTGGCCCATGGTGACCGGCGTGATCGCGGGCGGCTACTTCGCCGACAACAGCGACATAGCGGATGACTCCGCGTTCCTGGTGGTCGCGCACGACGCCGCGGGACGGGACATCCAGAGCGTGGTGGGCGGCTCACCCGTGCTCTTCGACCAGCCCCTCGTGCAGCCGGGGACCGTATACGGCTACCCCGCGCAGGGCCGCTTCGACGGCCTCACCCTGCAGCGGTGCCGGGGTACCTTCCACGCCTTCAGCACGCAGCAGATCGTGCTCGACTGCGACATGCGCGAGGGCGTCTCCGGCGGTCCGATCTTCGAGGGCGACGACGCGAGCGGTCCGCAGTACGCGGACGAGAACGCGCGGGTCACCGCAGAGCCGAAGGTGCTGGGCCCGATCTGGCTGGCCAACGAGCACGCGGCCTACGACACCGCGGCAGCGTACACGGGCTGA
- a CDS encoding trypsin-like serine peptidase — translation MPLSPYLPTRRTRTAGLSAASAVAIGVLLCGAPAAWAGDRTAADPATSARPLELHASATEAADALAFWTPARMAAATRSDDPATTVDALDAAAPAARPDAAIAASDAASPAPISTAEQVPVVPHIGKLFGIFGSSIETCSANVVVSGNKSVVATAGHCVLRGGQYASRLIFAPAYANGQDPYGTWALSGAVVAAGYAQDESDQGDDTAFAVAAPNADGADITNVVGASPVLFDQDPAELGTVYGYPGAGRFDARTLQRCRGVFETFDPERIDVACDMNEGVSGGPIFAGDGSDGAEFGNAAARFEDSSHVVGTLWMAAEHAAYDQAAAVPAVTAAG, via the coding sequence ATGCCCCTGTCCCCGTACCTCCCCACTCGACGGACGCGGACGGCGGGGCTCTCCGCCGCGTCCGCCGTGGCCATCGGCGTCCTGCTCTGCGGCGCGCCCGCCGCGTGGGCGGGCGACCGGACCGCCGCGGATCCCGCGACCTCCGCCCGCCCGCTCGAGCTGCACGCCTCGGCCACGGAGGCCGCCGACGCGCTCGCCTTCTGGACGCCCGCCCGGATGGCCGCGGCCACCCGGAGCGACGATCCGGCCACCACCGTCGACGCCCTCGACGCCGCCGCGCCGGCAGCGCGCCCGGACGCCGCGATCGCCGCATCCGACGCGGCCTCCCCCGCACCGATCTCCACCGCCGAGCAGGTGCCCGTCGTCCCCCACATCGGCAAGCTCTTCGGGATCTTCGGCAGCTCCATCGAGACCTGCAGCGCGAACGTCGTCGTCTCCGGCAACAAGTCCGTGGTCGCCACCGCCGGGCACTGCGTCCTCCGCGGCGGCCAGTACGCCTCGCGCCTGATCTTCGCCCCCGCGTACGCGAACGGCCAGGATCCGTACGGGACGTGGGCTCTGAGCGGCGCGGTCGTCGCTGCGGGCTACGCGCAGGACGAGAGCGACCAGGGCGATGACACGGCCTTCGCCGTGGCCGCGCCGAACGCGGACGGGGCCGACATCACGAACGTCGTCGGCGCGTCCCCCGTGCTGTTCGACCAGGATCCCGCCGAGCTCGGCACGGTCTACGGCTACCCGGGGGCCGGCCGCTTCGACGCGCGCACGCTCCAGCGCTGCCGCGGCGTCTTCGAGACCTTCGACCCGGAGCGGATCGACGTGGCGTGCGACATGAACGAGGGCGTCTCCGGCGGGCCGATCTTCGCGGGCGACGGATCCGACGGCGCCGAGTTCGGGAACGCCGCCGCCCGCTTCGAGGACTCCTCCCACGTCGTCGGCACGCTCTGGATGGCGGCCGAGCACGCGGCCTACGACCAGGCGGCGGCCGTCCCGGCCGTGACCGCAGCAGGCTGA
- a CDS encoding GMC family oxidoreductase → MTGTEYDYVVVGGGSAGAAVAARLSEDPDMQVALIEAGPHDRDLDVVLRLDRWMELLESGYDWDYPIEPQENGNSSMRHARAKVLGGCSSHNSCIAFWAPREDLDGWAHEHGATGWDADSTYPLYRRLETNEDPEPHHGHDGPVHLMNVPPRDPSGVALLDACEQAGIPRTRFNTGETVRNGAGFFQINRQADGTRASSSVSYLHPIADRPNLTVLTDLKARALAFDDERRCTGVEVVDNAFARTRTIGARREVILSAGAIDSPKLLMLSGIGPAAHLAELGIPVRVDAPGVGENLQDHPEGVIQWEAKQPMPTESTQWWEIGIFATTEEGLDRPDLMFHYGSVPFDMHTVRQGYPTTENGFCLTPNVTHARSRGTVRLRSRDHRDKPLVDPRYLTDPHDMRVLIAGIRLAREIVAQPAMAEWAGRELYPGVEAQTDEELADYISRTHNTVYHPAGTVRMGAVDDEMSPLDPELRVKGVTGLRVADASVMPELTTVNPNITTMMIGERCADLVKAARALEAARR, encoded by the coding sequence ATGACCGGCACCGAGTACGACTACGTGGTCGTCGGCGGGGGATCCGCCGGCGCGGCCGTCGCCGCCCGCCTCAGTGAGGATCCCGACATGCAGGTGGCCCTCATCGAGGCCGGCCCGCACGACAGGGACCTCGACGTGGTCCTCCGCCTCGACCGGTGGATGGAGCTGCTCGAGTCCGGCTACGACTGGGACTACCCCATCGAGCCGCAGGAGAACGGCAACTCGTCGATGCGCCACGCGCGCGCCAAGGTGCTCGGCGGCTGCTCGAGCCACAACTCGTGCATCGCGTTCTGGGCCCCGCGCGAGGACCTCGACGGCTGGGCGCACGAGCACGGCGCCACCGGCTGGGACGCCGACAGCACCTACCCGCTCTACCGGCGGCTCGAGACGAACGAGGATCCGGAGCCGCACCACGGCCACGACGGCCCGGTGCACCTCATGAACGTGCCGCCGCGCGACCCGTCCGGCGTCGCGCTCCTCGACGCGTGCGAGCAGGCGGGCATCCCGCGCACGCGCTTCAACACCGGCGAGACCGTGCGGAACGGGGCCGGCTTCTTCCAGATCAACCGGCAGGCGGACGGCACGCGCGCGTCGTCGTCGGTCTCGTACCTGCACCCGATCGCCGACCGGCCGAACCTCACCGTGCTCACCGACCTCAAGGCGCGCGCGCTCGCGTTCGACGACGAGCGCCGGTGCACGGGCGTGGAGGTCGTCGACAACGCGTTCGCGAGGACGCGCACCATCGGTGCGCGCCGGGAGGTCATCCTCTCCGCCGGGGCCATCGACTCGCCGAAGCTGCTCATGCTCTCGGGCATCGGGCCGGCCGCGCACCTGGCGGAGCTCGGCATCCCCGTGCGCGTCGACGCACCCGGCGTGGGCGAGAACCTGCAGGATCACCCCGAGGGCGTGATCCAGTGGGAGGCGAAGCAGCCCATGCCGACGGAGAGCACGCAGTGGTGGGAGATCGGGATCTTCGCGACCACCGAGGAGGGGCTCGACCGGCCGGACCTCATGTTCCACTACGGCTCGGTGCCGTTCGACATGCACACGGTGCGCCAGGGCTACCCGACGACGGAGAACGGCTTCTGCCTCACGCCGAACGTCACGCACGCGCGCTCGCGCGGCACGGTGCGCCTCCGCAGCCGCGACCACCGCGACAAGCCGCTCGTGGATCCGCGCTACCTCACCGACCCGCATGACATGCGCGTGCTCATCGCCGGGATCCGGCTCGCGCGCGAGATCGTGGCGCAGCCCGCGATGGCGGAGTGGGCCGGCCGCGAGCTGTACCCGGGCGTCGAGGCGCAGACCGACGAGGAGCTCGCGGACTACATCTCCCGCACGCACAACACCGTCTACCACCCGGCGGGCACGGTGCGGATGGGCGCGGTCGACGACGAGATGTCGCCGCTGGATCCGGAGCTGCGCGTCAAGGGCGTCACGGGTCTGCGGGTCGCCGACGCGTCGGTGATGCCCGAGCTCACGACCGTGAACCCGAACATCACGACGATGATGATCGGCGAGCGCTGCGCGGACCTCGTGAAGGCCGCGCGGGCGCTCGAGGCGGCGCGGCGCTGA
- a CDS encoding aldehyde dehydrogenase family protein: MTTQHTTEAPASLFIDGSWQPAADGATREIRCPADGSLVGHVSEAGTADVERAIASARAAFDGGAWSRTPAPERGDLLLRVADGLVERKAEFARAETLDTGKRLVESEIDMDDIAACFRYFGKLAGQDAGRVVDAGDPDVVSRIVHEPVGVCGLIAPWNYPLLQAAWKIAPALAAGNAFVLKPSELTPHTSILMMQLLADVGLPAGVANLVLGAGAVAGAPLSSHPDVDMVSFTGGLATGRTIAAAAAATVKKVALELGGKNPNVVFADADFDAAVDNALNAAFVHSGQVCSAGARLVVEESVAERFVDELVRRAEGIRLGGPFDPDAETGPLISAAHRDKVHAYVEKGIAEGARLRTGGAFGTGDLEAGFYYLPTVLDRVQRGMSVVVDEAFGPVVTVETFRTEEEAVAIANDTDYGLAGAVWSQDAGRAQRVAQALRHGTIWINDFHPYLPQAEWGGFGQSGVGRELGPTGLAEYQEAKHIYQNTRPQVTGWFPAR; encoded by the coding sequence ATGACCACGCAGCACACGACCGAGGCGCCCGCCTCCCTCTTCATCGACGGCAGCTGGCAGCCCGCCGCCGACGGCGCGACCCGCGAGATCCGCTGCCCGGCCGACGGATCCCTCGTCGGGCACGTCTCCGAAGCAGGCACCGCCGACGTCGAGCGCGCCATCGCGAGCGCCCGCGCCGCGTTCGACGGCGGCGCCTGGTCGCGCACGCCCGCACCCGAGCGCGGCGACCTCCTCCTCCGCGTGGCCGACGGCCTCGTGGAGCGGAAGGCCGAGTTCGCCCGCGCCGAGACGCTCGACACCGGCAAGCGCCTGGTGGAGAGCGAGATCGACATGGACGACATCGCCGCCTGCTTCCGGTACTTCGGCAAGCTCGCCGGCCAGGACGCCGGCCGCGTCGTCGACGCCGGCGACCCGGACGTGGTGAGCCGCATCGTCCACGAGCCCGTCGGCGTGTGCGGCCTCATCGCGCCGTGGAACTACCCGCTGCTGCAGGCCGCGTGGAAGATCGCGCCGGCGCTCGCCGCGGGGAACGCGTTCGTCCTGAAGCCCAGCGAGCTGACGCCGCACACCTCGATCCTCATGATGCAGCTGCTCGCCGACGTCGGCCTCCCCGCGGGCGTCGCCAACCTGGTGCTCGGCGCGGGCGCCGTCGCGGGCGCGCCCCTCTCGAGCCACCCCGACGTCGACATGGTCTCGTTCACGGGCGGCCTCGCCACGGGACGCACCATCGCGGCGGCCGCCGCGGCGACCGTGAAGAAGGTCGCGCTCGAGCTCGGCGGCAAGAACCCCAACGTGGTGTTCGCCGACGCCGACTTCGACGCGGCCGTCGACAACGCCCTCAACGCGGCCTTCGTGCACTCCGGCCAGGTGTGCTCGGCGGGCGCGCGGCTCGTGGTGGAGGAGTCCGTCGCCGAGCGCTTCGTCGACGAGCTCGTGCGCCGGGCCGAGGGGATCCGCCTGGGCGGGCCGTTCGACCCCGACGCCGAGACCGGCCCGCTCATCTCGGCCGCGCACCGCGACAAGGTGCACGCGTACGTCGAGAAGGGCATCGCCGAGGGCGCGCGCCTCCGCACCGGCGGCGCGTTCGGCACGGGCGACCTCGAGGCCGGGTTCTACTACCTGCCGACCGTGCTCGACCGCGTGCAGCGGGGCATGTCCGTGGTGGTCGACGAGGCCTTCGGACCCGTCGTCACGGTCGAGACGTTCCGCACGGAGGAGGAGGCGGTCGCCATCGCGAACGACACCGACTACGGGCTCGCGGGCGCCGTCTGGTCCCAGGACGCCGGCCGGGCGCAGCGGGTCGCGCAGGCGCTCCGCCACGGCACCATCTGGATCAACGACTTCCACCCCTACCTGCCGCAGGCGGAGTGGGGCGGCTTCGGGCAGTCCGGCGTCGGCCGCGAGCTCGGCCCGACCGGCCTCGCCGAGTACCAGGAGGCCAAGCACATCTACCAGAACACGCGCCCGCAGGTGACCGGATGGTTCCCGGCGCGATGA
- the betT gene encoding choline BCCT transporter BetT: protein MPASAPDSSAAVDSAPVVDGAPPGRPRLNKPVFLGSSIGIIAIVAWASLAPTAAADAIGTAVAWVSESFGWYYIAVVTLVVGFVVVVAASRAGRTRLGPDDSRPAFNYFTWSAMLFAAGIGIDLMFFSVSEPITQYLAPPTGDGSTVEAARQAMVYTLFHYGLTGWALYALMGMAFGYFAYRHNLPLSIRSALHPIFGKRIHGPIGHAVDIAAVLGTIFGIATTLGIGVAQLNYGIDFMFGIPESLTVQAGLIALSVIMAAVSVLTGVEKGIRRLSELNVLCSIALMLFVLFAGRTSFLMDAIVQNVGDVISRFPAMTLETFAYDRPDAWLSSWTLFFWAWWIAWAPFVGLFLARISRGRTIREFVIGTMVVPFAFILLWISIFGNSALDIVMGGDSGFGDVAMNTPERAFYSLLAEYPGVPLTAAVATFTGLLFYVTSADSGALVMANLTSHLPDADTDGPKWLRLFWAVATGALTLVMLAVGGVPTLQSATVVMGLPFSVVLLLIMLGLYKALKVENSLAASYRSSLPGLLSGRSGDTGHGRSWRQRLARSMTYPDRERAQRFTEEVALPALTEVHDELIVQGATVRLVEGEHSEHGIRELDLEVSMGEERDFRYAIRPVRYDTPTYAPHAAAGSEEHYYRLEVFSLEGSRGYDVLDYTPEQVIADVLDHYETHLEFLHLNRDEPGNTVVVVTDQPERTA, encoded by the coding sequence ATGCCCGCTTCCGCCCCCGACAGCTCGGCAGCCGTCGACTCGGCCCCCGTCGTCGACGGCGCGCCGCCCGGCCGCCCCCGGCTCAACAAGCCCGTCTTCCTCGGCTCCTCGATCGGCATCATCGCCATCGTCGCCTGGGCCTCCCTCGCCCCGACCGCCGCCGCCGACGCGATCGGCACCGCCGTCGCGTGGGTCTCCGAGAGCTTCGGCTGGTACTACATCGCCGTCGTCACGCTCGTGGTCGGCTTCGTGGTCGTCGTCGCGGCCTCCCGCGCCGGCCGCACCCGCCTCGGGCCCGACGACTCCCGCCCCGCCTTCAACTACTTCACCTGGTCGGCCATGCTGTTCGCGGCCGGCATCGGCATCGACCTGATGTTCTTCTCCGTCTCGGAGCCCATCACCCAGTACCTCGCCCCGCCGACCGGCGACGGGTCCACCGTCGAGGCCGCGCGGCAGGCCATGGTCTACACGCTCTTCCACTACGGCCTCACCGGCTGGGCGCTCTACGCGCTCATGGGCATGGCGTTCGGCTACTTCGCCTACCGCCACAACCTGCCGCTCAGCATCCGCTCGGCGCTGCACCCGATCTTCGGGAAGCGCATCCACGGCCCCATCGGCCACGCGGTCGACATCGCCGCGGTGCTCGGCACGATCTTCGGCATCGCGACCACGCTCGGCATCGGCGTCGCCCAGCTGAACTACGGCATCGACTTCATGTTCGGGATCCCGGAGAGCCTCACCGTGCAGGCCGGCCTCATCGCGCTGTCGGTGATCATGGCGGCGGTCTCGGTGCTCACCGGGGTGGAGAAGGGCATCCGGCGCCTGTCCGAGCTCAACGTGCTCTGCTCCATCGCGCTCATGCTCTTCGTGCTCTTCGCGGGTCGCACGAGCTTCCTGATGGACGCCATCGTGCAGAACGTCGGCGACGTCATCAGCCGCTTCCCCGCCATGACGCTCGAGACCTTCGCCTACGACCGCCCCGACGCGTGGCTCAGCAGCTGGACCCTCTTCTTCTGGGCCTGGTGGATCGCGTGGGCGCCCTTCGTGGGGCTGTTCCTCGCCCGCATCTCCCGCGGCCGCACCATCCGCGAGTTCGTCATCGGCACGATGGTGGTGCCGTTCGCGTTCATCCTGCTGTGGATCTCGATCTTCGGGAACAGCGCCCTCGACATCGTCATGGGCGGCGACAGCGGCTTCGGCGACGTCGCGATGAACACGCCGGAGCGCGCGTTCTACTCGCTGCTCGCCGAGTACCCGGGTGTTCCGCTCACGGCCGCCGTCGCGACCTTCACGGGGCTCCTCTTCTACGTGACCTCCGCCGACTCCGGCGCGCTCGTCATGGCGAACCTCACCTCCCACCTGCCCGACGCCGACACCGACGGACCCAAGTGGCTGCGCCTGTTCTGGGCCGTCGCCACCGGCGCGCTCACGCTCGTGATGCTCGCGGTCGGCGGCGTGCCGACCCTGCAGAGCGCGACCGTGGTGATGGGCCTGCCGTTCTCGGTGGTGCTGCTGCTCATCATGCTGGGGCTGTACAAGGCCCTGAAGGTGGAGAACTCCCTCGCCGCCAGCTACCGGTCGAGCCTGCCGGGCCTCCTCTCCGGGCGCTCCGGCGACACCGGACACGGACGCAGCTGGCGCCAGCGGCTCGCCCGGTCGATGACGTACCCCGACCGCGAGCGCGCCCAGCGCTTCACCGAGGAGGTGGCGCTGCCCGCGCTCACCGAGGTGCACGACGAGCTCATCGTGCAGGGCGCGACCGTGCGCCTCGTCGAGGGCGAGCACTCCGAGCACGGGATCCGCGAGCTCGACCTCGAGGTCTCGATGGGCGAGGAGCGCGACTTCCGGTACGCGATCCGCCCGGTGCGGTACGACACCCCGACCTACGCGCCGCACGCGGCCGCCGGATCCGAGGAGCACTACTACCGCCTCGAGGTCTTCTCCCTGGAGGGCAGCCGCGGCTACGACGTCCTCGACTACACGCCCGAGCAGGTGATCGCCGACGTCCTCGACCACTACGAGACCCACCTCGAGTTCCTCCACCTCAACCGCGACGAGCCGGGCAACACCGTCGTCGTCGTCACCGACCAGCCCGAGAGGACCGCATGA
- a CDS encoding GNAT family N-acetyltransferase, whose translation MTAPVTVRPAVPDDADGIAEVHIRTWQETYAHLLPAAYLEGLDVTARAEQWRGSLSDSAGAPVFVALDGDRIVGFALAGPARDEDPPRDFQLYAINMVASAHGSGAGQALFDAAVGDSPAYLWAADDNPRAAAFYRRNGFARDGGVERQMYQGAEMVTVRMVR comes from the coding sequence ATGACCGCGCCCGTGACCGTCCGCCCCGCCGTGCCCGACGACGCCGACGGGATCGCGGAGGTCCACATCCGCACCTGGCAGGAGACGTACGCGCACCTGCTGCCAGCCGCGTACCTCGAGGGGCTCGACGTCACGGCGCGGGCCGAGCAGTGGCGCGGCTCGCTCAGCGACTCCGCCGGGGCTCCGGTCTTCGTCGCCCTCGACGGCGACCGGATCGTCGGCTTCGCCCTCGCGGGACCGGCGCGCGACGAGGATCCGCCGCGCGACTTCCAGCTCTACGCGATCAACATGGTCGCCTCCGCCCACGGCTCGGGCGCCGGCCAGGCCCTGTTCGACGCGGCCGTCGGCGACTCCCCCGCCTACCTCTGGGCCGCCGACGACAACCCGCGCGCGGCGGCGTTCTACCGCCGGAACGGGTTCGCGCGCGACGGCGGCGTGGAGCGGCAGATGTACCAGGGGGCGGAGATGGTCACGGTGCGGATGGTGCGGTGA